The Aneurinibacillus migulanus genome contains the following window.
CCTGGAACGGCTCCTTCACTTATCCAACTCTAATTGGGAGAAAAATAGTATTACCATCGAAGATCCAGATGGATGGCGAATTGTGTTAGTGAATACTAATGGCATATAGCAACAATATATAATCCGTCCATCTTTGTTCTGAAAGCCTTATTTAACACCTGTTATTGCCTCTCTCTTTCTAAAGAACCAATATCCTTGTAAAAAAGTGCATCGTTCATAAGCTAAGAAAGTCAGGGTTCTCCTGACTTTCTGCCTTCAATACTAAACTGTTACGGTAATTTCTTAATACCCATAAAGTGATCAAGAGGGATAAAGCCAATGTTTCTACTATCATTGCTATTATTTCGATTATCCCCCATCACAAAAATATGATCGTCTGGAACAACCCATTTTTTGTCTGATTCAAACTCCATCGCTTCCTTAATATAAGGCTCTTGTATTGCTTCCCCATTTCGATACACTTTGTGATTTTTAAATTCTAATATGTCTCCTGGTTTACCAATCACTCTTTTTACATAAAAAATTTCTTCATTTGTATTTCCAGCGATAAGTTGAAAAAATGGATGTTCTACAATGCTATCTTTAAAAGTACGATCTCGATCAACACGGCTGTCAATAACAACAATATCACCATAGTCAGGAAGTTTGGAAAACGTATGTGATAGTTTCGAAACATATATTCGCTCCTGGTCATGCAGAGTAGGATCCATGGAATGCCCTTCCACCTTATAAGGCTGAAAAACAAATATGCTAATAAATACTGATGCTATAAAACCAATTCCAATTGGACCCATCCAACTCCTAAGTTCTTTTACTACTTTCATAAAGATAGCTACCTCCCTTATTTCAATACACATATTCTACCATGTGTACAAAAATCAGTCACATAGCTCAGTTACGTTTATTTTTCAAATACGCATAGACTGTAATATACAAAAAAATTACAACCGGAAAGGCATAGGCAACAGCAACACCAGACCAGCCCCACCATGTGCGTAATGTTTCAAGCCTATTATAGTTTAGTTTGAAAAAGAAGGATGCGACAAGCAAAAGAAGCAATAAGATATATATAGGCAGCTGCCAATCTTTTTTATTAAAAATTTGCTCCACACTATTTGTAACTGAAAAGGCGTAAGGAATAATTGATGTTGAAAACAGGAAAAGAAAAAATGACAAAAAAATGATTTCAAATCGTTCAAGAAATGGGAACTGAATGGGTTTTACAAGCGTAAGCGTCGACCATGGATATTGGGTAATTTCATTTGGGCTAAAATAAACAAAACAGGCCAAGGTAATGAGAAGATAAACAGTTAGAGACAAGCTATTCGCAATAATAATTCCTTTTGCTGCCATCTGTTTATGTTTTAAATAAGGATAAAGAATAAACGCTATTTCGAAACCAACAAATACTAATACAGTATTTTTTATTGAGTACAAGATGGGAAATATCCCTTCTTTTAGTACTGGTAATAAAAAAACTGAATGTGCATCTCCTAATGGTATTAATAACAATACAGGTATCCAAAGCGTAAAGAAAAAAACGAACACTGCATAACGCCCTAATATCCGAGTCCCGCCACGGATAACCATATAAACGGGTACTATACAGAGGAGCACTAATATATAACTAGGTGTTTGAGGCAAAATGAATATTTGAAGAATCAATACTGTAAAATAGAGAAGCACAATAACGGCTAGAAGAGAATATAAAATCCAAATGACTATACAAGCTGTCCCCATCCATTTCCCAAAATATTTTGCGAGCACGTCCAGGAAAGTATCCCCTGGATGTTTTGCCATAATACGCACAATACATAAACTTACAACCATAGTTATAATCCAGCCAATAATAACGGAAATCCATCCATCTGTATCTGCTATCCTTGCTACATCTGAAGGAAGCGTTAGGACATCTTGGCCCATCTGTACTCCGTGAATGGTTAGAATATATTGGGTTAATGTTATACTTTTCTTCTCGGCGGTATTCATTTCTTCCCTCTGCTTAGCACCATCGGAAACAAAGCAATCAACCCTCTCTTTTCTTGGTGCATTCTCACATCTGTTAATATGAAAAATCTTGAATGAAAATATACCTAAGGCATGTAAGTAACTAAAAGACAAAAAGTGATTGTAACAAAAAATAAATGAGCCTCCCGCTGATTCCGGGAGGCTTTTTCCTATATTCTCTCTATGCTCGTTCTACTGAATACGTCCACCTAATTGCTGCTCGGCCATTTGGACAAGACGTTTTGTAATTTCACCACCAACGGAACCATTCTGACGAGAGGTTGTATCCGGGCCGAGTTGTACTCCGAACGAAGAAGCGATTTCGTACTTCATTTGATCCAGTGCTGCACGCGCTTGTGGAGCGACTAAATTGTTGGTGTTTCTGCTTTGTTGTTGAGCCATAATGTAATCCTCCTATGCTATATATTAGTTAGTACTAGTCTTAAACTTCCGCATAGGATGGAAATTATACATAATATTTATTTACATAGTTGGAACTGGTTGTTGTACAACTTGATAAAATATTGTAAAGATTGATTAAGAGCAGGAACTTGAAGCTTTGATGTTGCTCCATTGGCGCTTCCTAAATACTCAGCCTTCATATTGTAATCTTGAATAGAAGCGGAAAATGCCTCTCGATAATCCCTTTCAATTCTGCATCCTGTACGTGCTGCAAAAAATACGCCATGTTTGTAATGGAATTTACACAACTCATTGCAAGTTCATGTAAATCATGCGCCTCATGTGCTGCTAATTGCACAATAAACACCCCTTTATCAAAAAATTGAGTGACTACGTACATAGCATGTTATAAGGATTTGTTTTTAATACTGTAAAAAAGCACACTTTTCTTTTGTTCTCTCTCAACCAAGAATCCGAAGAGGACATTTTTTTATGAATAAAAAACATATCAGTGGAAAATATAACCTTATAACTAATTTTAAGGAGCGATTCCATTGACCACTCTTTTAATGAAAATTATCATGTGCCCGCTAGTTGTTATCCTGGCCTCCTATCTATTTCCCAACGTAAACTATTCTGCCCTTTCTCAACCTATCGTCGTCGGTTTGGTTTTAGCCCTAGCTGGAACGATGATGGAGTATCTGTTTTTACGCGAAGGAACACTTTGGATGAATACAGGTATGGACTTTGTTGCCTCCTCTGTTATTGTTTACTTTATGACTTTATTTTTTATCGGAGCTAGAGTGACTGTACTCGGTGCTATACTTACCGGCCTGTTGTTAGCAATTACTGAGCACTTTACGCACGTATATCTCATTCAAAGCGGCAAAACAAGAAAAATCCCCACATAAAGGTGAGTAGCAAGCAATTTCATCTTTCCAAAGTTGGAATGTAAATGAGTTTATGAAGCAGACGGCTGTTCAGAAATAAAAAAACCACCAGCCTAAGCCGATGGGTTCCTTCCATTCCATGTAAATCCATAATCTGGAGCAACTTTTTTCAGAATTACCTTGTCGTCTTCTACAATAACTTCTACTACCCCACTCTCTATATGCTTCTGAATTTCTTTTGGAAGAACGACTCCTCCATTCCCATCAACTTTGGAAATATGTATTTTCTTCATTCTCTCACCTTCTTCTCTTAATAATTTTATAAAGAAAGTAAGTAAAAGAAAACATGAAAAAACCACCAACCTAAGTCGGTGGGTTCTTCTTTGTATCAAAAAAGAGACTGTACGAGGAAAAATTATAATAATTATTGAAGCGTACGTTCGCTATTTTGTATAATAGACCTAAGGGGGGAGCAGTCGGAAAAAGACACGTTTGCCTTTCTTCTGCTGGAGCGCAGGGCGCATCCAACCTCTTCTTTTTTCCGAGCCTCCTACCTCCAACCACGCTACCCTGTCAAAATATCAAGTGTAATTTATATAAATTAGTCCTAGCTCAGATAAACAATCTTGTAACTGCTTTGGATATTCTATCTTTACAGTTTTATCTTCTTGTACCCATAATCGTATAAAACCTAACATATCTAACGATAGACTGACCTTGTTTACTCTGCTTCTGATTCTTGGTATATCTGGATTCGCTAATGCCAACAAGATATTTTCGTTACTTTTGTTTTTACATTCCATTAATTTTCCGATTTGAACATACGTATGTGTTTTAATTTGTTTAGTTCCAAACACTGTATCCTCATTATGTTCAATAGCATGAGAGCCTTCTGATTCTACATGTAATAACCATCCATCTTTTTCTCCCTCGACATCAATTCCTTTTTGTTTCCCCGTAAGATATTTTACATGCTGAAATCCTTTAGCTATGAGAAATTCCGCTATTGAATGATTAACACAATCTTCATTCATAACAAACGGATCTGGAACTTTCATCTCACTTCTTTGTTTTGGCATTATTCTCACCCCACATAATAACAATATTTTTATCTCTCTAATAAAAGAACAAAAATAAAAAGGCAGAAAACCCTTGCTATTACCGGGCTCTCCACCTTTCTCCTTCCGTTTATATATCCAGAGTGTTTACATCACTCGTTTGAACATCTTCTCAATATCATATGTTGAGAAATGAATAATAATCGGGCGACCGTGCGGGCACGTAAATGGACTGCTTGTCCGACGCAATCGCTCGATAAGCGCCTCTATCTCGGCATGGTTCAAGTAACGGTTCGCCTTGATGGCGGCTTTACACGACATCGTGATAGCGGCTGCTTCGCGCAGCTTTACAACATCGATGCCTTTCTTTGATGTGAGGACCATCTCTACCATTTCTCGTAGAATTCCTTCTTCTTCACCGCGTGGCAGCCAGCGCGGATGAGAACGGATAATATAACTGTTCGTGCCGAATGATTCCATATGCACGCCTACACGTTCAAACCATTCACGCCCCTCATCTACGGCAGCCGCTTCAGCCGCTGTCAGTTCCAGCGTGATTGGGATTAGCAGTTCCTGACTCTCTACCGCTTCCTCACGCAGTTTGTTAAGAAAGTATTCATAAAAAATACGTTCCTGCGCCGCATGCTGGTCGATCATAAACATTCCATCCTGGTTCTGTGCCAGAATATATGTGCCATGCAATTGGCCAAGCGCATACATCTCTGGTACACGCAGGTTGCGCTCCGCCACTTCCTCCTCATGACTAGCCGAATCGTACTCTTCATGCTCAACCGATGGCGAAACTTGCGTTACTGCGGTAGGTTCGTCCATTCTGTTTGCTGTTTCTTGCTGCTCTGCGACATAATCCGATCCCGGTTCCGTATAATACAAGCTTTCCTCTGCTTCCTTCTCT
Protein-coding sequences here:
- a CDS encoding alpha/beta-type small acid-soluble spore protein, yielding MAQQQSRNTNNLVAPQARAALDQMKYEIASSFGVQLGPDTTSRQNGSVGGEITKRLVQMAEQQLGGRIQ
- the lepB gene encoding signal peptidase I, coding for MKVVKELRSWMGPIGIGFIASVFISIFVFQPYKVEGHSMDPTLHDQERIYVSKLSHTFSKLPDYGDIVVIDSRVDRDRTFKDSIVEHPFFQLIAGNTNEEIFYVKRVIGKPGDILEFKNHKVYRNGEAIQEPYIKEAMEFESDKKWVVPDDHIFVMGDNRNNSNDSRNIGFIPLDHFMGIKKLP
- a CDS encoding AbrB/MazE/SpoVT family DNA-binding domain-containing protein → MKKIHISKVDGNGGVVLPKEIQKHIESGVVEVIVEDDKVILKKVAPDYGFTWNGRNPSA
- a CDS encoding DUF2512 family protein, with product MTTLLMKIIMCPLVVILASYLFPNVNYSALSQPIVVGLVLALAGTMMEYLFLREGTLWMNTGMDFVASSVIVYFMTLFFIGARVTVLGAILTGLLLAITEHFTHVYLIQSGKTRKIPT
- a CDS encoding GerAB/ArcD/ProY family transporter yields the protein MNTAEKKSITLTQYILTIHGVQMGQDVLTLPSDVARIADTDGWISVIIGWIITMVVSLCIVRIMAKHPGDTFLDVLAKYFGKWMGTACIVIWILYSLLAVIVLLYFTVLILQIFILPQTPSYILVLLCIVPVYMVIRGGTRILGRYAVFVFFFTLWIPVLLLIPLGDAHSVFLLPVLKEGIFPILYSIKNTVLVFVGFEIAFILYPYLKHKQMAAKGIIIANSLSLTVYLLITLACFVYFSPNEITQYPWSTLTLVKPIQFPFLERFEIIFLSFFLFLFSTSIIPYAFSVTNSVEQIFNKKDWQLPIYILLLLLLVASFFFKLNYNRLETLRTWWGWSGVAVAYAFPVVIFLYITVYAYLKNKRN